Genomic segment of Umezawaea sp. Da 62-37:
CCTTCCGGTCTGCGTCTCCTCTCCACGATGACCGAACGACCAGGTCCGGGTGAGAGCAGTAAGTCCTGGTGCGGCAACGACTTTCGCCACCGGACGAAGATGCGGAAGAACTCGATCCGGGACCACCCGCAGGTAACACACCCAGGGGCCGAGACTCGGCCGCGTGTCCGGTCGAGGTCGTTCCACACACCACGACCGGCGGCTCATCGGACCTGGAGCGCCGACCACAGGTGACCGGACACGCCGTCGGGCAGGCGGGTTGGGCGGTGGACCGGAGTGGCCGTCATCCCCAGGGCTCGTGCCCTGAGTCGTACTGCCTGCGTCGCGGCCCCAGCCAGCAGGACGTCCTGCCTGCTCTCCCCGGTCGTGAGCACGAGCAGCACCGCGGACCCGCTCGGCAGGCCGAGAGCCGCCAACGAAGTGTCATCCTCCACCGGAAGCAGCCGAGCGCCCGCCCAATGGTTCGACACGGCCAGCGCGGGCAGGTCGATCCGACCGGGTGCGGCAGGCACCTCGATCGCCTCGTAGTCGCCCACCTCGACCGCGGTGGGGGCCTGCCGGTCATCGGCGGTCAGCACCGCGAGCAGGTCGGGTCGGTCGACGTCACGGGGGAACTCCACCTCGACGTGCCAGCCGAAGGCCTGCAAGGCCGTGTGCACGTTGTGCAACGCCGCTCCACAGGACAGCAGGCGGTCGAAGCCGAGGCGGTCGTGCAGCGAGTGGTGCGGCAGTTCGTAGAGCGACACCACGTTGCCGTGTGGTTCGAGGACCCAGGGGTGGCCCGTCCCGTGCACCGGGGCACGCCGAGCCGCCCTGACCATCAACTCGACCTCGGTGGCTCCCCATTCCGGCGCCGCGGTTCTGGACCTGTGCACGTGCACCACCTCCTCCCACAACGGTGCCCGACTCCGGCCGCGCCGGACAGGGCTCGGGGTCCTCACCGCATGAGGGCCTTCGACCCCGGTCCTGTCCGAGTGGCCGTTCCCGTCAGCAGATCAAGGCCCGCCCGCGTCGATCCCCGTGCCCGCCCGATCGTTGTTCGCGAACGGGCGCGGGTGACCGCAGGACGATCGGCGCGAGGACAACGACCTTCGGCAGCGCCATCAATGGCACAGGCGGCCCGCTGTTGGCCAACAGCGGGATCGACCGATCTCCATCTCCATCATCTCGAAGATCGACACCAGCAACGAAGCGTGAACACCTCGGTTACAAGCGCCCTAGATCCGCCATTGGGTGACGTTCACGGGTATACGCCGACAATGCCCGCGCGACCTCTTCTGGCATGCCCTTGACGTAGGTCAGCGTCGAGCCGCCCTTGGTGTCGGTGTGTCCCGCGTACGCTCGGGCAACAGCGTCAGAGCGGTGCCGTTCGAGTGCCGCAGGAGCTCGTCATCACGATGTCGCACTCCTCGCGATTCGGCGTGCTCCCGCAGTGCAGCAGCCAGTGTCGGACTGTGTTGCGCACCGGGTTTGATGGAGACCGCCACCCCGGACGAGGCGTTGCGCCGCTGCGGCGCCGACAAGGACGCCATCAGCACCGCCACCTGGTGGGAGTTGAGGTCGCGCGCCGAATTCGAGGAAGTCGACCAGCACGAGACCCACGTCGTCGCGGCCTTCGCCCTCGGCCCGCACGCCCTGCTAGTGGAAGACCTGGGCGACGAAGGCGTCTACCGTTCCGACCTCTCTGCGGGGACTCTCGCCGTGTCGTCCTTCCGCAGCGGCAACTCGGAGGACTTCAGTGTCAGCCGTGACGGAATGGCACTGGCCTGGATGTACCTGTCGTGCCTCAGCGCGATCGAGGGCGACCATCCCGACGAGATCACCAACGCATTCGCGGCGATGAGCATCGACGAAGTGCGGGCGTTCGAGGACGACCCCGAGAAGCATCCCAACGACCTTGAACTCTTCCGCAGGATCGGCGGCGTCTCCCCCGCTGTCGCCGACGTCGCCCGTCCAGCCCGTATGGCGATCATGGCGAGCTAGCCACGTCTTCCGCACACGGGCACGGGTGACTGATCTGTTCGGAACCGCGGGCGCGCAAGCGATCACCGCGTTCGGGATCGACACCTCCCGCCCGCACTGGGACATGACCTCGATCTCGCTGTACGGAGCCTACGACCAGACCGACGACGAGTACGCCGCACCGAAGTTCGGCCACCCCGAGGACCGCCGGGTGGACCTCAACCGAATCCAGGCCGGGCTCGCGGTCGCCGGGGACGGCGGGATACCGGTCTTCCACTCCGCCTACGACGGCGGCGCCGGAGAGGTCGCCCACGTGGTCGCGGTGATGACCGAGTTGACGAAGATGACCGCAACACGGGATTTCCTGCTGATCGCCGACTCCAACACTGGTGTCCTACGGCAACGTGTCGGCGATGATCGAGGCCGGTGTCGGGTTCATCGCCCCCGCGTCCGCTCTATCCGCACGCCGCCAAGACAAGGCAAAGCAGTTCGCCCTCGTCGTCGACGATCTCGTAGCCGGTGACGTACTCCGAGTCGTGCACGGGGAAGACGAGGGCGTTGGCACCGGTCTCCCGGTCCACCACGACGTTCGTCCAGTTGTCCTTGCGGTGGCGTGGCCCTTTGACCAGGATGCCGTCCCGTGCGTCACGGACGAACGATGACGCGTCGTCCACGTGCGGGAGCGAGCGACGCATGGCCTCTTCACCCCACAGGACGGCGAAGTCCTCGATCAGGTGGACGTCGTGGTAGCCCGCGACGTCCCAGTTCGCCCCCTCGATCCGATGGGGCTCGGTCAGTGGGATCACAACCATGGTTACGGTGTGCCAGAACGCCTCGGGGTCCTCGTCCTGCGGGGAAAAGGCGCAGCTTCCCGCGTACACCGGGTGAGTACCCGCCGGGAGTTGATGACTGAACCCTCCTTCTGTGAGCCACGGGGTCTCCCAGGTGATCGGACCGTCCACCACGACAAGATCACCGGCGTGGTCGAACCACGTGGGCCTGACCAGCGTGGAGTACGCCGGCGGAGCCGGCGCGTACTTGTCGACCAGGCGCCACAGCAGTTCTTCCACCTTCACGCGTCGTGTCCTCCCGGTTGATCGCCATCCCGCCGCATCCGGCTCTCCGCGCAGCAAGCGGTCATCGTCCTCACCTCGGCGTCGCAGGCCGTCCAACGACCACATTCACCAAAATGACCCTGCCTACGTCAGCGCGACAGTCTCGGATGAGATGGGCAGCCAGTTCGATACCTCACAAATCAAAGCACCCCGTCACCCGCGATGAATGTACAAGCCCGATAAGCGCAGCCGACATCCCCACAGCTCCGTTCTGGGGTTGCCCCGTTTTGACGGGCAGGGTGAGGATCACTCCGCGGAAGCACTGGGCAGGCTCTGGCGCTGGAAGCATCCGCTTCGAGGAGTTCGATGAACACCTCGCTGGGTTTACGCCTGACGTTTCGCAGTTGTGCGGCGGCTGAACCCGAGAACGGCGGCACGTAGAGGAAAGCGGCGTGGTCGGCCTGGCTCGTGCGGAAGTCGAACAGGGCCGGTACCGCGGGGTCGAACACCGGCCGCTCGGCGACGAGACGTCGTCCGCGGAAACCATTCGCGCGCCCACGGCGGGGGTTCGGTCGGTCCGAGCACGCTGTCGAACACTCGGCGCGCTTCGACCTTGTCGACGTCCAGGACCACGTGGGTCCGACCGCCGACGTGCACCCGGTCGCGGTCGAACCTGCTCGACACCGCGGTGTCGAGCAGGTTGGGCCGGTCGCTCCACGAGGACCAGACGGTGGGCGATGGTGTCGAACGGGCGGCTACCGTCGTCAACGACCGTCACCCTGTCGTGCCATCGGGGTTCCAGGGCGCGGCGGCCCGCGACAGTCAGCCCGCTCAGGCCGGCGCCCGCGATCACCACCGTCATCCGTGGTCGGTCTTCGCCCGTGCTCTGGCGACGCGGGCGCGGGTGATCAGGAACGCGATCGTGACGGCGGCCAGCCCGGTGAACAACCGGTTCACGTCGACCGCGGGTCGCCACGACACCTGTCCTCCGGCGATCACGTAGGCGCCGACGGGCTTGCCGGACACGCCGAAGCCGCCGCCCTCGCCCTCCTGGCCCTTCTCGTCCTTGCCCGACCCGACACCTCCGCCTCCGCCGACGGCCGCGGCGGTGATCACGGTGACGCCGTCGTGCTCGTAGGGCTCCGAGTACACCCGTCGCACGGTGATCGTGTCGCGGGCTTTCTCCACCAGTTCGACGATCTTCACGGCGATCAGTTCTCCTCTGCGGGAGTCCGGTCCTCGTGGACGGCGACGATCGGCGGATTGGCGCGCTCGACCTCGATCGACCACTCCTTGGCGAGCACGGCGATCGCAGCGACGGCGGTGACCACCGGGGCGATGATGGCGGCGACCACGCCTGCCGTCACGGGGATCTCCATGACCGTGTGGCCGTGGTCGTCCTTGACCACGATCCGGCGGACGTTGCCCTCGTGGATCAACTCCTTCACCTTGGCCACCAGTGCCTGTCCGCGGACACGGTCCGTGGTCGTTGTCGTCTGGTCGTTGGTGACGGTCATCGGATCTCCTCACACTCGGTGGACCGAAACGGTCGTGATCGGTTCGAGCTTGCCGCCCGCCGTCTCCGGTCGGCAGTGCGCTTGGTCCTCGACCGCCGATGACGTTCGGCACTCGCCCGGACCACCGGCCGTCACACGCTGGTCGCATGATGACCGACACACCAGGAGTGGTGCTGTCCTGCCGCGGTTTGCGCAAGCGGTCCGGCGAGCTGACCGCGGTCGACAACGTGACCTTCACGATCTCCGCCGGGAGACCTGCGGTCTGCTGGGTCGCAACGGCGCGGGCAAGACGACGATCATCTCGATGGTCGCGGGCATCCTCCGGCGCGACGCAGGCGGCGCGCTGGTCGAGTGCGTGATCGTGTCGACCAGGACGACCGAGCACAAGGGACGCATCGGGTGCGTACCCCAGGAGTTGACCCCGTACCCGGACCTGACCGGGCGGGAGAACCCCGCCGTTCGCGGCGAACGCTCCAAGGCCCTTCGACCCCTTGCCCACCGATCTGTTCGGCGGCACCGGAGAAAGGCCCTGGTGCGGGAGGACCTTCGTCCGTGTCGACGATTCCCCGATTCCCGGAGGGTGGGGGCATGAGCACTGTGAGCACCGGACCGGTGGTGGTCGACATGTCGGCCACCACGGACGCCGTGTGGTGGGCCGCGGACTACGCACGACTGCGCGGACTGCCGTTGCGGCTCGTCCACAATTCCCCCGATCTCCTGTCCGTGGTGGACCCGATCGGCTCCGTGCATCCTGGAGTCGAGGTGCGGCAGGAGTTCACGACCGGCCCGGTGGTGGACGTCCTGGTCCTCGAGTCCGAGACCGCTCACCTGGTCGTGGTGGGTCACCGGCCGCGGAGCGCGTTCGCCGAGCTGGTCAAGGCGCCAACGGCCTTGGCGGTGAGCGCACGGGCGTCTTGCCCCGTCGTGGCCGTTCCCGCCGGTGTTCGGTCCTTCAGCGCTGACCATCCGGTGGTGGTCGGCGTCCGTGACGGCGACCGCGTGCCGAACCTGCTGGAACTGGCATTCGCAGAGGCGGAGGCGCTCGACACCGGGGTCATCGTCGTCCGGTGCGCTCCCCGGTCGGACGACATCGCGTCCGACGTCATCCGCGACGCGATCTCCGAGGTGGCGAACGGGCATCCCGGCGTGCGGGTACGCACGGAGCTGATCGACGGCCCGCCCGCCAAGGGACTGGCGTGGCACGCGCACTTCGGCTCCGCGGTGGTCGTGGGCTCGCACGGCGGCCTCCGTTCAGTCGGTCGGACCCTGTTGCGCCACAGCACGATCCCGGTGCTGCTGGTCGGGTCGCACGTACTCGTCCCGCGCCCAGCGGTGCCCATCCTCGACGGCAACTAGGAGTCCGCCATGCGCGCGGAAGACATCATGTCCAGCCCGGCCGTCACGGTCCGTCCCGACACACCCGCCAAGGCAGCCACCGCTCTGCTCGCCGCCCACGGCTTCACCGCGCTCCCCGTGGTGGACCAGGAGGACCGGCTGCTCGGCGTCGTGACCGAGGCGGATCTGATGCGGGACCGGATCCTGCCGGATCCGAGGGCCCGCATCTGGCGCGATCGGGAACCCGTTGCGCACCCGCACTCCCCCGACACGGTCGAGCGGGTGATGAGCAGCCCGGCCACCGGGATGCCCCGGCACGCCGACGCGGCCGAGCTGGCGAAGGTGATGCTGCGCGAGGACATCCGCAGCATCCCGATCCTCGACGGGGAACGGGTCGCCGGCATCGTCACCCGCCGCGACCTGTTGCGGACCATCGCCCGCGACGACCTCGCGATCGTCACCGACGTGCGACACCAGTTGGCCGCCTACGCGGGCGGGGACCGGTGGACGGTGACCGTGGCCGACGGGGCCGTGGGGGTCCTCGACGAGTTCGATGACGCCACCGACCGGCACGTCGCCACGGTGCTGGCGCGGGCCGTGCCCGGCGTCCAGTCGGTCGAGGTCACCGCACGGGCCGACCAGCCGATCTGAGGGGCATCACCACGCCGGTCCCGGTGGGCGGAAACGTCCGCACGGGACCGGTTTTCGCGTGCTTGCCGACGGCGGTCAGGAT
This window contains:
- a CDS encoding universal stress protein, producing the protein MSTVSTGPVVVDMSATTDAVWWAADYARLRGLPLRLVHNSPDLLSVVDPIGSVHPGVEVRQEFTTGPVVDVLVLESETAHLVVVGHRPRSAFAELVKAPTALAVSARASCPVVAVPAGVRSFSADHPVVVGVRDGDRVPNLLELAFAEAEALDTGVIVVRCAPRSDDIASDVIRDAISEVANGHPGVRVRTELIDGPPAKGLAWHAHFGSAVVVGSHGGLRSVGRTLLRHSTIPVLLVGSHVLVPRPAVPILDGN
- a CDS encoding sporulation protein, with amino-acid sequence MKIVELVEKARDTITVRRVYSEPYEHDGVTVITAAAVGGGGGVGSGKDEKGQEGEGGGFGVSGKPVGAYVIAGGQVSWRPAVDVNRLFTGLAAVTIAFLITRARVARARAKTDHG
- a CDS encoding DUF6461 domain-containing protein, which codes for METATPDEALRRCGADKDAISTATWWELRSRAEFEEVDQHETHVVAAFALGPHALLVEDLGDEGVYRSDLSAGTLAVSSFRSGNSEDFSVSRDGMALAWMYLSCLSAIEGDHPDEITNAFAAMSIDEVRAFEDDPEKHPNDLELFRRIGGVSPAVADVARPARMAIMAS
- a CDS encoding CBS domain-containing protein; the encoded protein is MRAEDIMSSPAVTVRPDTPAKAATALLAAHGFTALPVVDQEDRLLGVVTEADLMRDRILPDPRARIWRDREPVAHPHSPDTVERVMSSPATGMPRHADAAELAKVMLREDIRSIPILDGERVAGIVTRRDLLRTIARDDLAIVTDVRHQLAAYAGGDRWTVTVADGAVGVLDEFDDATDRHVATVLARAVPGVQSVEVTARADQPI
- a CDS encoding DUF4342 domain-containing protein produces the protein MTVTNDQTTTTTDRVRGQALVAKVKELIHEGNVRRIVVKDDHGHTVMEIPVTAGVVAAIIAPVVTAVAAIAVLAKEWSIEVERANPPIVAVHEDRTPAEEN